A single window of Malus sylvestris chromosome 5, drMalSylv7.2, whole genome shotgun sequence DNA harbors:
- the LOC126624286 gene encoding uncharacterized protein LOC126624286, with protein MQKLLRISSSGPIHCTSPKAAPFSYPIPFASNFLSKALTDSPSRMHTAATAAFTSAAGVSGSALAATIHNKPASSTPLSRFNCGLCQCPVSVGGRSPSRAWLVLKDSGLGSRPAWLHTSSDGSFSVSAAEGCGGLEEGFEGLGSGAGENPEKGSGEQKPNRLNRRQRGSVDGGLLAGNPDLLAIPGVGPRNLRKLVEKGIGGVAELKQLYRDKFFGKSSEKMVEFLQSSVGIIHKNHAESITTYIKETVDEESKEDISNSEPKLMQKKRFTICVEGNISVGKSTFLQRIANETLELRDIVEVVPEPIDKWQDVGPDHFNILDAFYAHPERYAYTFQNYVFVTRLMQERESSGGIKPLRLMERSVFSDRMVFVRAVHEAKWMNEMEISIYDSWFDPVVSSLPGLVPDAFIYLRASPDTCHQRMKLRKRAEEDQVSLEYLRGLHEKHESWLFPFESGNHGVLSVSKPALHIDSRLPPDIRDRVFYLQGDHMHSSIQKVPALVLDCEPNIDFNKDIDAKRQYARQVAEFFEFVKKTQEVPSGNSCAEAKKSSQQQILLPRNGELWVPDKHFPGSALKSLDFRRAMSFLSG; from the exons ATGCAGAAACTGCTGCGCATAAGCTCATCAGGCCCCATTCACTGCACATCGCCTAAGGCCGCCCCTTTTTCTTATCCTATCCCCTTTGCCTCAAACTTTCTATCCAAAGCTCTCACCGACTCACCTTCAAGAATGCACACTGCTGCAACCGCAGCTTTTACCTCCGCCGCCGGCGTCTCCGGCTCAGCCCTCGCCGCTACTATTCACAACAAACCCGCTTCCAGTACTCCCCTCTCTCGCTTCAACTGCGGCCTCTGCCAATGCCCTGTCTCTGTGGGCGGCAGATCCCCGTCCCGGGCTTGGCTTGTCCTTAAAGACTCGGGCTTGGGGTCCCGCCCGGCGTGGCTGCATACGAGCTCTGATGGGTCATTTTCTGTTTCCGCTGCCGAGGGTTGCGGGGGGTTAGAAGAGGGTTTTGAGGGTTTGGGCAGTGGCGCTGGTGAAAACCCAGAAAAGGGTTCGGGGGAGCAGAAGCCGAATAGGTTGAATCGGAGACAAAGGGGCTCCGTGGACGGTGGTTTGTTGGCCGGAAACCCGGACTTGTTGGCTATTCCTGGCGTGGGGCCAAGGAACTTGAGGAAGCTGGTGGAAAAGGGTATTGGGGGAGTTGCCGAGCTCAAGCAATTGTATAGAGATAAG TTCTTTGGAAAATCTAGTGAGAAGATGGTTGAGTTCTTACAAAGTTCTGTAGGAATCATCCACAAAAACCATGCTGAGAGTATTACTACTTATATTAAAGAGACTGTTGATGAAGAGTCAAAAGAGGACATCTCTAACTCGGAACCAAAGCTAATGCAGAAGAAAAGATTTACTATTTGCGTTGAAGGAAATATCAGCGTCGGAAAGTCAACATTTCTTCAGAGAATAGCAAATGAAACACTCGAGTTAAGAGATATTGTTGAGGTGGTTCCAGAACCTATTGATAAGTGGCAGGATGTTGGACCTGACCATTTTAATATATTGGATGCTTTCTATGCTCATCCAGAGAGATATGCCTACACCTTCCAGAATTATGTTTTTGTTACAAGGTTGATGCAGGAGAGAGAATCGTCTGGTGGTATCAAGCCCCTCCGGTTGATGGAAAGGAGTGTTTTTAGTGACAGGATG GTTTTTGTTCGAGCGGTTCATGAAGCGAAATGGATGAATGAGATGGAGATCAGTATCTATGACTCATGGTTTGACCCAGTTGTATCATCCTTGCCCGGGCTTGTCCCTGATGCTTTCATATATCTTAGAGCAAGTCCTGACACTTGTCACCAGAGAATGAAGCTACGCAAGAGAGCAGAGGAAGATCAAGTCAGCCTAGAGTATCTCCGCGgtttacatgaaaagcatgaaagcTGGCTCTTCCCATTTGAGAGTGGCAATCATGGTGTATTGTCCGTTAGTAAGCCTGCCTTGCACATAGACAGCAGATTACCTCCTGATATCAGGGACCGTGTGTTCTATTTGCAGGGTGATCATATGCATTCAAGCATTCAGAAG GTTCCTGCTTTGGTTCTTGACTGTGAGCCAAACATTGATTTTAACAAAGACATTGACGCAAAGAGGCA GTATGCTCGTCAAGTAGCGGAGTTTTTTGAGTTTGTGAAGAAAACACAAGAAGTTCCATCAGGAAATAGTTGTGCAGAAGCCAAGAAGAGTAGCCAACAACAAATACTGCTGCCACGAAATGGAGAATTATGGGTTCCTGATAAGCATTTTCCTGGGTCAGCTCTCAAATCTTTGGATTTTAGGCGAGCCATGTCCTTCTTGTCTGGCTAG